The following coding sequences lie in one Flavobacterium sediminis genomic window:
- a CDS encoding ABC transporter ATP-binding protein: MIQIKNLSKTFRTEEVETKALNNVSFQLEQGQFVTIMGPSGSGKSTLLNIVGLLDSADEGHYILLEQEMIVLKEQERAKVRKQNIGFIFQNFNLIDELSVFDNIELPLIYNDVPAAQRKQKVEAIAERLGIAHRLKHFPQQLSGGQQQRVAVARALINEPKIILADEPTGNLDSKNGNEVMELLTDLHAQGATILMVTHSDYDASFSQKTIVMKDGMIISEKNNNKKVDILIS, encoded by the coding sequence ATGATACAAATTAAAAACCTTTCAAAAACCTTCCGAACAGAAGAAGTGGAAACAAAAGCATTGAATAACGTTTCTTTTCAATTAGAACAAGGCCAATTTGTAACCATTATGGGGCCTTCAGGAAGCGGTAAATCTACTTTATTGAATATTGTAGGTCTGCTGGATAGCGCTGATGAAGGACATTACATTTTATTAGAGCAAGAAATGATTGTCCTTAAAGAACAGGAAAGAGCTAAAGTGAGAAAACAAAACATCGGATTTATTTTTCAGAATTTCAATTTGATAGACGAACTTTCTGTTTTTGATAACATCGAATTACCACTTATTTATAATGATGTTCCGGCAGCTCAGCGCAAACAAAAAGTAGAGGCAATTGCTGAACGTTTAGGCATTGCACACCGATTGAAACATTTTCCTCAGCAATTATCCGGCGGACAGCAGCAACGTGTGGCGGTAGCCCGTGCTCTGATCAATGAGCCTAAAATCATTTTGGCCGATGAACCTACCGGAAATCTGGACTCTAAGAACGGAAATGAAGTGATGGAGTTATTAACGGATCTGCATGCTCAGGGAGCTACAATTTTAATGGTAACGCATTCTGATTATGATGCTTCTTTTTCACAAAAAACAATTGTGATGAAAGACGGAATGATTATTTCCGAGAAAAATAATAACAAAAAAGTAGACATATTAATTTCTTAA
- a CDS encoding GIN domain-containing protein, whose amino-acid sequence MYRIIIYLVVGLMSLMLRAQVSENRQVESFSKLKVSNTIEVFYTFSTIQSVKVYADDAQKIACVKTETENGVLKVYIDTTEYFKNTKKKKSKSGRNWNNGVSFEVLKVEISGPFLNEITTSTSAEVKLLNTNKAKEVTLKSSSSSSIEGSFEADKITIDNSSSADCDIQVNTPMLLVESSSSADVKVSGKAATVKVGSSSSSDCDLKNLEAKEAYVKANSSADVMIHATALLEAEASSSADIIYYGDPDKIRIKESSSGSVTKK is encoded by the coding sequence ATGTACAGAATCATAATTTATTTAGTGGTTGGTTTAATGAGCTTGATGCTTAGAGCTCAGGTTTCAGAGAATCGTCAGGTGGAATCTTTTTCAAAATTAAAAGTGTCCAATACTATTGAAGTGTTTTATACATTCAGTACTATTCAATCAGTTAAAGTATATGCCGATGATGCTCAAAAAATAGCTTGCGTAAAAACAGAAACTGAAAACGGTGTGCTCAAGGTTTATATTGATACAACAGAATATTTTAAAAATACTAAAAAGAAAAAAAGTAAAAGCGGTAGAAATTGGAATAACGGAGTGTCATTTGAGGTTCTAAAAGTTGAGATCTCCGGTCCGTTTTTAAACGAAATTACAACCAGTACTTCCGCAGAAGTCAAACTTCTAAATACGAACAAGGCAAAAGAAGTGACCTTAAAAAGCAGTTCGTCGAGTAGCATTGAAGGAAGTTTTGAAGCCGACAAAATAACGATAGATAATTCATCCAGTGCTGATTGTGATATTCAGGTAAACACTCCGATGCTATTAGTAGAATCCAGTAGTTCAGCAGACGTAAAAGTGTCCGGAAAAGCAGCTACAGTAAAAGTAGGAAGTAGCAGTTCTTCTGATTGCGATCTGAAAAATTTAGAAGCTAAAGAAGCTTATGTAAAAGCAAATAGTTCAGCCGACGTAATGATACATGCAACAGCATTGTTAGAAGCAGAAGCATCATCCAGTGCCGATATTATCTATTACGGAGATCCGGATAAGATACGTATTAAAGAAAGCTCATCAGGCTCAGTTACTAAAAAATAA
- a CDS encoding ABC transporter permease gives MLNNWLHIFYYHIKNNKLFTILNILGLSIGIAALVFSLLYYNDEKSYDAWNPEKEKVFEVLQDLGGGNIWANNPAPLGAYFETQFQEVESYCYFNNWYYNEIIKYKDKKEILKFVDAQKNFFDFFPFEFLQGDPKACLSESSMAISDVAAQRIFGDQNPINREVEYSGRKLVVKGVYKLNTKSSIAPEAVTNLLESKLKNNKDHWGNYNFGLLIKLKDPNTAPEVRTKIEKVMYENTLVKWAKEEGLTPEEWLKKYDEEGNKVILEALQTAHLHSVIDSYPESKGNYQFLMIMLGLSVLILVLSIVNYVNLATANTIKRAKEVGVRKILGATKNNIIYQFVFETVIFVLFSILFALVIVELALPYYNDFLGKSLELNGSLFFIQLILIFFAVVVFAGIFPALYVSNFETLKVLKGNFSRSKRGIWLRNAMLIVQFAIASFFIVGSYIVYQQVHYMATKDLGFSGEQVIRISYRNKYGHNEEGYMKKNFSRFEMIKQELGKIKGVREVASGAFNFGGGATSSSSFIYNNVNIQGQNMAIDFDMLPMMNIKIKEGRNLSSKYASDTISSMLVNETAAKMMKDSALVGKEVNWNDHKLKVVGIVKDFHIYGPQAEIPPMAFFHFKTIDWMLSNLSQMYVKVDPENLEQTLSEIEKFWVQNVDNEYPFDYDFVDKNYARTYEQYVKQKNLFSLLNLVVILIALFGLFALAAFSIERRMKEIAIRKTLGQKPVLC, from the coding sequence ATGCTTAACAACTGGTTACATATTTTTTATTATCACATCAAGAACAACAAGTTATTTACTATACTTAATATTCTAGGATTGAGTATCGGTATTGCCGCACTTGTTTTTTCGCTTTTATATTATAATGACGAAAAAAGTTATGACGCCTGGAATCCTGAAAAAGAAAAGGTCTTTGAAGTGTTACAGGACTTGGGCGGAGGCAATATCTGGGCTAATAATCCGGCACCTTTAGGGGCATATTTTGAAACCCAATTTCAGGAAGTAGAATCGTATTGTTATTTCAATAATTGGTATTATAATGAGATCATAAAGTATAAAGACAAAAAAGAAATATTAAAATTTGTTGATGCCCAAAAAAACTTTTTTGATTTCTTTCCCTTTGAATTTCTTCAGGGAGATCCTAAGGCATGTTTAAGCGAATCCAGTATGGCAATTTCAGATGTTGCCGCACAACGTATTTTCGGAGATCAAAACCCGATCAACAGAGAAGTTGAATATTCCGGTAGAAAATTAGTAGTTAAAGGAGTGTATAAATTAAACACTAAATCTTCTATAGCACCGGAAGCTGTTACCAATCTATTAGAATCAAAGCTTAAAAACAATAAGGATCATTGGGGAAATTATAATTTCGGACTACTTATTAAGCTTAAAGACCCTAATACAGCACCTGAGGTAAGAACTAAGATAGAGAAGGTGATGTATGAGAATACTTTGGTCAAATGGGCAAAAGAAGAAGGTTTAACTCCGGAAGAGTGGCTGAAAAAGTATGATGAAGAAGGAAATAAAGTAATCCTTGAAGCCTTGCAAACAGCACATTTACATTCCGTTATTGATAGTTATCCGGAATCTAAAGGCAATTATCAGTTTCTAATGATTATGCTGGGATTATCCGTTTTGATCCTGGTTCTTTCCATCGTAAATTATGTTAATTTGGCGACAGCCAATACTATAAAACGGGCAAAAGAAGTAGGTGTTAGAAAAATATTGGGCGCTACCAAAAATAATATTATTTATCAATTCGTTTTTGAAACTGTCATTTTCGTTTTGTTCTCTATTCTGTTCGCCTTAGTGATTGTAGAATTAGCATTGCCTTATTATAACGATTTTCTCGGTAAATCATTAGAGTTGAACGGAAGCCTGTTCTTTATTCAATTAATCCTGATCTTTTTTGCCGTAGTTGTTTTTGCCGGGATATTTCCGGCTTTGTATGTTTCCAATTTTGAAACGCTGAAGGTTTTAAAAGGAAATTTCAGCAGAAGCAAAAGAGGCATTTGGCTTAGAAACGCCATGTTGATCGTACAATTTGCCATAGCCTCTTTTTTTATTGTAGGTTCTTATATTGTATACCAACAAGTGCATTATATGGCAACCAAGGATCTTGGCTTTAGTGGAGAACAAGTGATCCGGATTTCTTATAGAAATAAATACGGACATAACGAGGAAGGTTATATGAAGAAAAACTTCTCTCGTTTTGAAATGATCAAACAAGAACTCGGAAAAATAAAAGGAGTTCGTGAGGTAGCATCCGGAGCCTTTAACTTTGGTGGCGGAGCAACTTCATCTTCCAGTTTTATCTATAATAATGTGAATATTCAGGGGCAGAATATGGCCATTGATTTTGACATGCTTCCTATGATGAATATTAAAATAAAAGAAGGGAGAAATTTATCATCTAAGTATGCTTCTGATACCATAAGCTCCATGTTAGTCAATGAAACTGCTGCAAAGATGATGAAAGATAGTGCTTTAGTAGGGAAAGAAGTAAACTGGAACGATCATAAATTAAAAGTAGTAGGAATCGTTAAAGATTTTCATATTTACGGACCACAGGCCGAAATTCCGCCAATGGCATTTTTTCATTTCAAAACGATCGACTGGATGTTGTCAAATCTTAGTCAGATGTATGTAAAAGTTGATCCTGAAAATTTAGAACAGACACTATCTGAAATAGAAAAATTCTGGGTTCAGAATGTGGACAACGAATATCCTTTTGATTATGATTTTGTGGATAAAAATTATGCCCGTACGTATGAACAGTACGTAAAACAGAAAAACTTGTTCTCACTTCTTAATCTGGTGGTGATATTAATAGCGCTTTTCGGTTTATTTGCTTTAGCAGCCTTTTCCATTGAGCGTCGTATGAAAGAAATAGCCATTCGTAAAACATTAGGGCAGAAACCGGTTCTTTGTTAA
- a CDS encoding TolC family protein, producing the protein MNKKLIYTTLLLTFSLLVTAQAKIWSLQECIDTALEQSLEEQIRQLEVKRAERSKTSLIHYWLPTVNLAGNHSYNFGSTIDPATNGRVSSNILYDNFYLNASVNVLDFNNLALKSKSKLELERAEAERKVFENEYKLQIAESYYQALYTQELVKIKSEQLKNSKNNLDRVLKEVEIGSKPKSDEYDMQLSYKSEQAQLVDSEQQLVLLKLQLFQLINKTDVEVQEIVLEDFSSGTIDKEIQNPKLDLAETNFKISKKTILQYRANSLPSLSAYYQFSTFYYKPLNQPDVAVSDLQTQLQDNKNHQIGLQLNIPIFNGFRNSKQIASAKIETEKSKVQMTFEKQQLEKQLALENERKAQYKQLESRFSDVLDFAKLSYRTSQSKFESGKIEAVTFNSVKNQLLQSQYDVLKNQLMIRFTTIKMNLLKYNEL; encoded by the coding sequence ATGAATAAAAAGCTAATATATACTACGCTTTTATTGACTTTTAGTCTTCTTGTTACCGCCCAGGCAAAAATCTGGTCGTTACAGGAATGTATTGATACCGCTTTAGAGCAAAGTTTAGAAGAGCAGATCAGGCAGTTGGAAGTAAAAAGAGCAGAAAGAAGTAAAACTTCGTTGATTCATTATTGGCTACCAACCGTAAATCTTGCAGGAAATCATTCATATAATTTCGGATCTACAATTGATCCGGCTACAAACGGCAGGGTCAGTTCCAATATTTTATACGATAATTTCTATCTCAATGCATCTGTCAATGTGTTAGATTTTAATAATTTGGCACTGAAAAGCAAAAGTAAATTAGAGCTTGAAAGAGCAGAAGCCGAAAGAAAAGTTTTTGAAAATGAGTATAAATTACAAATAGCAGAAAGCTATTATCAGGCATTATATACCCAAGAGTTGGTTAAAATTAAAAGCGAACAACTTAAAAATTCTAAAAATAATTTAGACAGAGTTCTGAAAGAAGTTGAAATAGGAAGTAAACCGAAAAGTGATGAGTATGACATGCAATTGTCTTATAAGTCAGAGCAGGCACAATTAGTAGACAGTGAACAACAGTTAGTTCTTTTAAAATTGCAATTGTTCCAGTTGATCAATAAAACAGATGTTGAGGTACAAGAGATCGTATTAGAAGATTTTTCATCAGGAACCATAGATAAGGAGATACAAAATCCGAAATTAGATTTAGCAGAGACCAATTTTAAGATTAGTAAAAAAACAATTTTACAATATCGGGCGAATAGTTTACCGTCATTATCAGCTTATTATCAGTTTTCGACTTTTTATTACAAACCTCTGAATCAACCGGATGTTGCGGTCAGCGATTTACAAACCCAGTTACAGGACAATAAGAACCATCAAATAGGTCTCCAACTTAATATTCCTATATTCAACGGATTTAGAAACAGCAAACAAATAGCGTCTGCTAAAATAGAAACAGAGAAAAGCAAAGTGCAGATGACATTTGAGAAACAACAACTGGAGAAACAACTGGCTTTGGAAAATGAAAGAAAAGCACAATACAAACAGTTAGAATCCCGGTTTAGCGATGTTTTAGATTTTGCTAAACTCTCGTACAGAACATCTCAGTCAAAATTTGAGAGTGGTAAAATAGAAGCAGTGACATTTAACTCCGTAAAAAATCAGTTGTTACAATCACAATATGATGTCTTAAAAAATCAATTAATGATTCGGTTTACTACAATTAAGATGAATCTTTTAAAATATAACGAGTTGTAA
- a CDS encoding YceI family protein codes for MKAKHRIVGLVMFMFLTFSFLNAQEYKLLLSESKLTVDGTSNLHDWTIEAKTMSGTAGFTVSGTDITALKNLTFVVEVEQLKSGKKGMDQNTFKALNSSKYKTINYKVTKVLKVAKNTNGTFLIETQGDLTINGVTKKITQNFTAKLIANKIQLTGKQTLNMTHYSVKPPTALLGTIKTGESVTINFSVVYQ; via the coding sequence ATGAAAGCAAAACATAGAATAGTAGGATTAGTAATGTTTATGTTTTTGACATTCAGTTTTTTAAATGCACAAGAATATAAACTTTTATTAAGTGAAAGTAAATTAACAGTTGACGGGACTTCTAATTTACACGATTGGACAATAGAAGCAAAAACAATGTCAGGAACGGCAGGTTTTACAGTTTCCGGTACAGATATTACAGCGTTAAAAAATTTAACTTTTGTGGTTGAAGTAGAACAATTGAAAAGCGGAAAAAAAGGAATGGATCAAAATACTTTTAAAGCGCTGAATAGTTCGAAATATAAAACCATTAATTATAAAGTGACGAAAGTTCTTAAAGTAGCTAAAAATACAAACGGAACTTTTTTGATCGAGACTCAGGGCGACCTTACCATTAATGGGGTAACTAAAAAGATTACACAAAATTTTACCGCTAAGCTAATTGCTAATAAAATTCAGTTAACCGGTAAACAAACGCTTAATATGACGCACTATAGTGTAAAACCGCCTACAGCACTGTTAGGAACTATTAAAACAGGCGAAAGTGTAACAATAAATTTTTCAGTAGTATATCAATAA